AAAGAGAAGGCTGCCTCCTTGGGCGGTGCCTGGACCTTGCTTTCCGGCACCTTCACCGTAGGAGCCTTCAAAGGCATGCTGTCTGCAAAATCTGTAGCGATGATAGTAGCTTGGACAGTGCCATCCATTGCCTCATCTATAACCGTTCCCAGAATGATATTGACATCAGGATCCGTATGCTCGTAAATGTAGCGGGTAGCATCGTCCACATCGTAAAGGCTGAGACTGTTGTCGCCCGTAAGATTGATGATAACCCCCCGGGCGCCCTTGAGGCTCTTGTTGATAAGGGGGCTTTCCACGGCCTGCTTCACTGCCTCCACCGCACTGCGGGGACTGCTGCCAATCCCCAGGAGGGCATCACTGCTGGGATTCTGACGGAAAATGGTGGTGACATCTGCAAAATCCACGTTGATGACACCGGTGGTGAGAATCAGCTCTGCCACGCAGTTGATAGCCTGCTTCAGGATGTTGTCCGCGCAGACAAAGGCCTGCACCATGGACATACGCCGGTTTTCCGGCAGCTTCATGAGATTGTCATTTTCCACGGCAATCAGGGCATCCATCTGGGACTGCATCTTGACTACGCCTTCCATGGCCAGCTTTTTCTT
This genomic interval from Selenomonas sp. AB3002 contains the following:
- the ftsZ gene encoding cell division protein FtsZ, whose protein sequence is MAAEETLIIKPKVKIKVFGVGGGGNSVLMRMGQHNDLDIELIAVNTDAKQLSLVSQEGVKPVQIGEALTRGRGTGGSVELGEQAAKEAENRLREAMSGADLIFITAGMGGGTGTGAAPVVARLANELGILSVGVVTVPFSFEGSRKKKLAMEGVVKMQSQMDALIAVENDNLMKLPENRRMSMVQAFVCADNILKQAINCVAELILTTGVINVDFADVTTIFRQNPSSDALLGIGSSPRSAVEAVKQAVESPLINKSLKGARGVIINLTGDNSLSLYDVDDATRYIYEHTDPDVNIILGTVIDEAMDGTVQATIIATDFADSMPLKAPTVKVPESKVQAPPKEAAFSLETPSFMVKPPAAPEFKSQGAFAIPAFKLAPDDLEKK